The Podospora pseudoanserina strain CBS 124.78 chromosome 7 map unlocalized CBS124.78p_7, whole genome shotgun sequence region CATCACCGCCCCAACGAGAAGGATCAAACTGATCTGCTGTCGGCCCCCAAGCTTCCGGGTCCCGGTTTGTCGAGTAGCAGTTGTATCCGACGTATGTGCCGCTGGGGATTACAATGGAAGCGTGGCCAAGGAGCGTGTCCTGGGAGGTGCGCCGATTGATGAGCTGGCCGATGGGAGGAAAGAGACGCAGACTCTCAAGAATAACAGCAGTTAGGAGCGGGAGCTTGGTCAGCATTTCAATGTTTTGAGCTAGCGCGGGGATTGAAAGTCCTGTAGACACGAGTTCTTCGTAAAGTCTGGCTTGAATTTCCTAAACAGCTCGTCAGCTTTGGTTTACATTCGGACCAACACAGTGCACCTACAGGATGCTTGGCTAGCAAGTAAAGAGTGGATATCAGGCACAGTTGGGGATTTTCCTGGCCAGCTACAAAGAGAACTGTCAAGTTGTCATGCATCTGTTTTTCATCCCATTGACCGGACTGGTGAGCATCTAGCAGCCGGCGGCCCAATCCATCTTTGGGCCAGGGCGCTGACGAttttgcggaggagggatcGTGGCTTTCGATCAAAGCATCCCTGAGGGCGCCTCGAAACTTGTCCACAGTTTTCCTGGCACGTAACCGACTTGGAAATGGAAACTGGTCCAAAATGGGAAAGTTCATAAAGATGGGCTTGAAAATCTCACGCTTGACTGCCGATTGCAGAATGTTGATGGGTGCGTTGTCCGAGAGAGCCTAGTAGCACCGAGTGTTAATCTCACGTGTGGTCTTTTTTCCAGCGTTATGTGAAAGGACCTAAGAATGTACTTGCATCAAAGTTGGTCTGCAAAATGACCTCAGAGCAGTTGGCCACGGAATACCGCTGAAGCAACTCCTGAATAGCAACGCCACGGCCTCTTCCACCGCGCGACTGGGCATCTTTCACGAGCATGCACAGTTTGTCGGCATTCAAGGCGATCTTGTCCACCTCGAAATTGTTTCGTTGCAGCCCTGGCCGGATGACAGACTGGTATTTCTTCCAGACTTGACCATGGCTagagatgatgttgtcgcCTGAGGTGGTACCCTGTGTCAGCTATTTTGCCTGTGTTCATTGAAGAGAAGCAAACAATAATTAGCTACCAAGAAACTGTGCCAAAACACTATGAGAGATCTTTTTTTGATTTCCGCTCTTTTCGTACAGGTCTTCGTCCTTGAAGATCTCGGCGATGTAAGAGGGCTTGTGCACCAAAATATTCCATTGAGCCGCAAAGAAGAACTTGACAGCGCCGTGAGTGCGAAGTGACTTGTCGATATATTGACGAAAAATGTCGGACTGGTCGACATCCTTGAAAAAGGGAATGAGGGCTACCCAAAAGGGGATGGTAGGGATGTTTTCGGGGTATCTTGGTGGTAGCAAGAAGACATAGTAGACTAGGGAAATAGCAATGGCTGCGAGAAGCAGTAGCTCTGCAATGAATCCCAACATTGTTGTGGTCTGCTATGCGATCTAAGATGAGACTCACGGCTGCTCGCGGTTCAACCTTTCGGGATATAAAGCATAACCTAGATGATCGTCGCGCTCAAAATAGCAGGTACGCGATGAATATTCATATA contains the following coding sequences:
- the DIT2_1 gene encoding cytochrome P450-dit2 (EggNog:ENOG503NUUG; COG:Q) translates to MLGFIAELLLLAAIAISLVYYVFLLPPRYPENIPTIPFWVALIPFFKDVDQSDIFRQYIDKSLRTHGAVKFFFAAQWNILVHKPSYIAEIFKDEDLYEKSGNQKKISHSVLAQFLGDNIISSHGQVWKKYQSVIRPGLQRNNFEVDKIALNADKLCMLVKDAQSRGGRGRGVAIQELLQRYSVANCSEVILQTNFDALSDNAPINILQSAVKREIFKPIFMNFPILDQFPFPSRLRARKTVDKFRGALRDALIESHDPSSAKSSAPWPKDGLGRRLLDAHQSGQWDEKQMHDNLTVLFVAGQENPQLCLISTLYLLAKHPEIQARLYEELVSTGLSIPALAQNIEMLTKLPLLTAVILESLRLFPPIGQLINRRTSQDTLLGHASIVIPSGTYVGYNCYSTNRDPEAWGPTADQFDPSRWGGDVTSIQKQLRLRKSKAEFISFHGGRRACLGEKFALLQMRVTLCKLLGAFMWILDPEWIDRKTPAGPLYPRALRLVFDSRELGSEKKG